DNA sequence from the Callospermophilus lateralis isolate mCalLat2 chromosome 2, mCalLat2.hap1, whole genome shotgun sequence genome:
cactgggttcgagcctttgcatcacataaaaataaataaaacaagagtattgtgtctatctaaaactaaaaaaaaaatttaaaatattaaaataaaaaggctttTCCAAAGAGAGGTGTAGCAAGCATTAGTTCATGGAGCCTGAATGGAATGTGTGGCTTGAGGAGGCAACAGAGAGAAGAAGGTTGTAGATGGCAGTCCTGAAAGAAGGCTTAAGAGTCACTAGCTTAACCCCTATTTGGGGTGGGGGAGAGGGTACcaagtattgaactcagggacactcaatcactgagccacatccccgccctattttatatttagagacagagtctcactgagttgcttagggcctcactaaattgctgaggctggctttgaattttcaatcctcctacctcagcctctggagccactgggattaaaggcttaTCCTCTGTCTTTGGGCACCCAATTCACTACAGATGGCTGGGGTAATCCATATTTCCATTTGCCCAAGAGTGGTTAAATGTGTACCTAAGATCATGTCACTCATTAGTAAGTCTTGAAGACAGGACCAGACCCCAAATTTTCTGGTCACAGGCCCAGAATTCTGTTGCCCTGTAGGGAAGGTGTGCACACTCTGCCCACTTCACAATTCTGTGGAACTGGCTCTGGCTCCAGGCGTGGGGTCACTAAAGGTTCAGGACCTCAGCACATCAGCAGTGTGTGTGAGTTAGGGTGCTCGTGGGCATGACCTGCCAAGAGACAGCATCCTCACCAAAGACCTGATTGTACAAATATTCAGATTACAAGAACACAGGACTGCCTATGATGGTGTGCCAGTTTCTCAGTGTCACCAAGGCTAGACATAGACCTTCATATGCAAAAGTGCCCTTGTTAACCACTGGTAATAGGGTGCAGACACAAGTGCTCACCAGTGTCAGCATATATGTACATGAACTAGAGGTGTACATGGGCTCTAGCAGGACAAGAGGAGACAGCACATTCCCTTGGTTCAAGATTGATCCTCCCCTGTCTGAGATGCTCCTCAGTGGAATAAGGAAAAAGGGGGCATGTGCCAAGCCAGACAGAGCAGCTGGGACTGCCACAAACATTCACGGAAGGCGCTGCATTAGCCCATCTCCCTCAGAGCTGACTGCAGGATGCAGCAGCTAATCAGTCAGGGCCCACTCTTCCCCCAGCTCCACCAACAGCATCAGTACAGGAATCCATCAGTGTTAGGAAGGAATGTCTCTAGTCACAGAAAGGGAACCACAACTGAAAAGAGTTTTATTTACTTTATGTATGAGTATATTAAGGCATCCTTGTGTAAAAGAtatcttcatccaaaatgaataacAGTTTCATTCAGTCATGAGGAGTGTTGGCTCCAGTTGTTAGGGAGAGAAAGATCTCAAGTGGTGAGACACCTCAGGGAGCAGGATCACCAAACAGCCTGTCATAGGAAGCAGCTGCATGCTGGGGAGAACAGGGTGTGTGTGGAGTCAGAGCCAGGCCTGGTCCCTGCCAGAGCCTGTTTCCTCATCCATACAATGAAGATATCACCACCAGCCTGCTCCCTGGGGCTGAGGGGATAGGGTGAGGATTGCAAGATATGAAAGATGGGAAAGTGACCTGTTTTTATAGGCTAAACTCAGACAACTTAAGTGTGGCAATGCCCAGGCTTCTCACTTTCTAAAGCTCCTTCCGGCTGCAGGGTACCTGGAGATGGGGCAGGGTCAGGCAACCCCGGCTCCATCCACCTCCCCTGGCCTCCTCCTGCAGCCTTCTCCCTGCACTAAAGCCCAGAGCTACCAATTGACCTCTCTCTTTGGACATCACTGGGCTCTGGAGGGACAGGGCCAATCTTACTGAGAGGATGGTTGGACTGAAGCCTTCAGAAGTGCCTCCCACCACTGCTGTGAAGTGCCTGGGGGCAGGCACTGCAGCCTGTTTCGCAGACCTCCTCACCTTTCCACTGGATACAGCCAAGGTCCGCCTACAGGTAGGTACCCTTTGGCCCAAGGGTAATTGTTCACATCAAAGGAAGGGTTAGTCACCGTCCACAGCACCTTGGCAATCTGTCAACACACACTTCCTCGCTCAGGACAGGGGAGGAGTGGGGACTACACTCATTAACactcaggacaaaaaaaaaaaaaaaaaaagtctaaatgcCTTGGCATGATGTGGCAGGTTCCTTCCCTGATTTGTAAACCAAAATGTGTGAGGTAAAATTAAGGCATTaactgtgaccttgggcaagccaTTAACCATTTATAAAATGAGGAAAACAGTCCAGGtggatgcctataatcctagccactcaggaagctgaggcaggagtatcctaagttcaaagccagcctcagcaactttgcaaggccctgtttcaaagttaaaaattttaaaaggctgaagatgaagctcagtggtaaagcacccctgggtaaaccagtaccaaaaaaaaaattaatagattaattaattaattagtttattaaaatgtgaaaaatatctGCCCCTCTGATTTTTCTGAGGCTCAAATGTCACACCCCTCCTTTGTGAACCGTAAAATGCTGCACAAACCTCAGTTCTTTTCACTGTGAGGTGATGGTCATGCTTGTCCTCAAGCATGAGGACAAGCAGGTCCTGCCCAGGCGGGGCTTCTGTGCACACAGCACTTTCTGGTCCAACTACTCAGGTCCCCATGGTTGTCCCTCAGATCCAGGGAGAGAACCCCGCGGCGCAGAGCGTGCAGTACCGCGGCGTGCTGGGCACCATCCTGACCATGGTGCGCACCGAGGGCCCCAGAAGTCCTTACAACGGGCTGGTGGCCGGCCTGCACCGTCAGATGAGCTTCGCCTCCATCCGCATTGGCCTCTATGACTCTGTCAAGCAGTTCTACACCCCCAAAGGAGCGGACAGTGAGTGTCCGCTACCCCGTGGACGCCAAGGGTCATGCCAGGCGCAGCTCGCACGTGGGTCAGCACACCCGGCCAGGCCAGAGCAGAGGCAGAGCCCGGCCTAGGGAAACTGGTAACAGATGCGGGAAAGGAGGCTCTGACGTGACAGGGACACAAGAACTCCAGTCCTTCCATGGAGGAAGAGGGCCAGCAGCACAGGGCGACCCCGGGAGAGCGGGCTGGGGAGAGGGATCTTCAGCGCGCAGCTCTGGCCCACTCCCTCTGCTCTCCCCAGGTTCCAACATTGCCATCAGGATTCTGGCGGGCTGCACCACGGGGGCCATGGCAGTGACTTGTGCCCAGCCCACCGATGTGGTAAAGGTCCGATTTCAGGCCAGCGTGCGCCTGGGGCCCGGGAGCCACAGAAAATACAGCGGAACTATGGATGCCTACAGAACCATCGCCAGGGAGGAAGGGTTCAGGGGCCTGTGGAAAGGTAGGCTCCCGGGGACAGGGGACCCAGCATGGCATATTCCACTAACTCCATATGAATATCCCTAACAAAGAAACCTCCCACACTTGCCTCAGATTCTGTTCAATTTACCAATCCTTCACCTTCTGTCAGGGAGCTAGAAATGAATGTGACACGTCCTCGCAGTCTACTCCTCAAATAAGATGTACCAGGTGCCCTGCCAGAGGTGGGAGAGACCAGGCTGGCTCCAGAGGGCTTCAAAGACTGAGCAGGCTCCAAGCCTGTGGAGATGGAAGGGCAGGGCCTCCTGCAGGACACAGAGCAAAACCAGGCAATGGAGGAGCCCTATTGAGAGGAGTGGGGTGCAGTGAGACCCAGAGAGGAGGGGACTTCCTTGGAACAAAGACTTGACTGTTCCTATATATCTACCCCAGTGCCACCTGGACAAATGCTAGACTCTCTCCCATATCTGGGCCAGATGTGTGAATCCTTACAGAAGAAACAGTTGCCTGTGTCGTTTAAGGGTAGGGTGCCTGGGTCACAGTACTGGCTTGCACTCCATTTCTGGGTGCCCCTCCATTGCCAAGCCTGACCGCCCCCCACCCCAGTGAAACTACTCTTCTAGAGTCCTATCAATGATAAATTCTGTCACGGTCCCAAGAACCCAGATTTGCTCTTCCAAATatgacttctttttctggctacaccTGGTGTCAGGGGGTGCGTTTTAATTTTGACAACTATTGGAGATTATCCTCCAAAACAcaaatgggcccctctgttttctTTCTCTAAGGAAGATCTGAGAGTTGTTAACTCTAGAAAGAAGATCTGCTTGGATTGGTGTTTGTTGTGGGGAGGTCCTCCTAGCTGAGATCATGGCAATGGGGCACCACTGTGGTCCTACAGCCAGGACATCCAATTCCCCACTCCCCATTCAACAGCTCCTGCTACCTTCTTCACAGGAACTTGGCCCAACATCACAAGGAATGCCATTGTCAACTGTGCTGAGATGGTGACTTATGACATCATCAAGGAGAAACTTGTGGACTCTCGCCTGCTCACTGGTGAGGCCCTGGAGTTGGCATCACCCACAGGCAACTGAGCTTTAAAAGGAGCAGAGAGAAGAGCAATGCCCAGTTCAGGACTTTGACAAGTAGGAAAGAGGCCTGGGCCACAGGCCAGAGCCCTGGCTCCAGGCACCATCTCTTACTGTGTGTTTGAAAAAAGGTTTCTCACCTTGACTTTCATTTCCTCCAAAAGAGTATTGGGCTGGGTGACCTTATTAACCAGGGACACCCATTTCTGATTTGCTAGGACTTAATGAGAGATCAGACCTGGTACTATGAAAGAGAGAGACAATACTTTCCTGTGCTCAAGGAGTCAAAGTTGAATCACAGATGATGAATGCACGTGGTGCACTCACTCCTTGATATTTGCTCTTCCTCCCCTTCTACAGACAACTTCCCCTGCCACTTTGTCTCTGCCTTTGGAGCTGGCTTCTGTGCCACAGTGGTGGCCTCCCCAGTGGATGTGGTGAAGACGCGGTATATGAACTCACCCCCAGGCCAGTACCGCAGCCCGCTGGACTGTATGCTAAAGCTGGTGGTCCACGAGGGATCCACAGCCTTCTACAAGGGGTAAACCTCCCCCCTGCCTCCAGCACCCCCTCCCAGAGAAGTCAGTCTTCCTTGTTGTCTAACGTGCCTGCCAGTCTATCAGGAGATGCAGTGAACAGAACAGATGTCAATGCCACAAAGGAGAAGTGTCAAGAATTATGGGAGTTAAGGGctagagctgtagctcagtggtggagcacttgcccagcacatctgaggcactgggttcaatcctaaaccccacataaaaaaaaagtaaaggcattgtgtccacatacaactttaatttttttttttaattatgggagtttaaaaaaaaaagtgaactaaACCTGATTTGGAGAGTTAGGGAAGCCTTTTTGAGAAAAAGGAGTATAAAGATAGGTTAAAATATTAGAGGAAGAGGTGGTTTGTAATTCCAAAACCTTTCGGCAGCTTGTCACCCTGACTGCTCATCCCCACACTCGTGTCAGCAGAGGCGCCATACTCACTGTGCCAACACTCACGTTTCTGTGCCTTTGCATTTACTGTTCCCTCGGTGAGGAATGCCTTTCCCTCACCATCTGAATGCTCTTACTCCTAGCCATCATTTTAGACTAATTCAAATGTCCCCACCCCCATAACATTCTCATGTATAAGTTTTCCTTTCTCCCTGAAAACTTTGGCATTAACATTATGATTCCATCTTCATCACCTCCTGCCTTGTAGTGGAGTGTTTGCAAGGTTAAATTACTCCTTACACTGGAGTGCAAGGTCCTTAGAGCTAAGGACCAGTGACCTATCTGTCTTTCATCTCCCAGAGTTCCTGGCACAAAGCAAATGTTCAATAATGTGATTTTAACCATCATCCTGATAGCTAAGCCCCCTACATTGTCTCAACAACCCCCTAACTGTGTAGCAGACCCACACTAACCGAGGAAGAAAGTATGTCTCAGAAAAGTAACTTGTCGGAGAGCAAAAGTTAAAATGGCAGAGCCCTGGCTCAAACCCAGTCTGCCCGACACCACACCCAGCATGCTGTTGTGTCTCCCAGTGGTAGCTCTTAGCTAGGCCCTCTCACCTCCACCACTGAAGCCATCAGCAGATAGTTAGTTTAGACCCAAACAGCAAACAGAAGCCACTGGAGGGTGTCAGTTGTGGGAGAGTGTTCTGCTAAGTGCCCCTTTTGTAAAACCTTAAGTGATagccacttgtctcagtttattcTTCCACTTGCCAAAAATTTATTGAACATCTTGTGTGTACCAGGCCCTGTGCTATGCGTCCCTCAAAGAGCAGCAAACAAGTAGGTGACATTAGTCAATGCTTACAACAACCGTATAGGGTAAATACTgtgattttcctcatttccttctcagaactggagattgaaccccagGGATGCTTTGCTACTTAGCTACAGCcccctccccagtcctttttaacttttttttttttgaaacaagggcttgctaaattgccaagactggccttgaacttgtaatcctcctatcGTAGCcttccaagtaactgggattatttttcttattttaaagaaaaacaggcTCAGAAAAATTAAGTCATCTTGTCCAAGTTTGTAGAGCCAGAAAATGGTGGAGCCTGACTCAAGTTCACATATATTGCCACAATGCTACAGTCCCCATGAGGATCTAGGATCCTCATGTGGTTAAGGTACCCAGGCTGAGAGTGACAAGCAACCAGCCAGAAAGCAAGAGAGTAGGGGACAGTCCAAACAGAGCAAGCAACATGGACAAAGGCAGGGGAGTGAGGAGGCCCAGCATCATCAGGAGACTCTAACTGGCTGAGTCTGGGAGCAGCAAAAAGgcctggggtggggctggggatgtggctcaagcctggcatgcatgcggcctggcatgcgtgcagcccgggttcgatcctcagcaccacatacaaagatgttgtgtccgctgagaacaaaaatacacattaaaaaaaaaaaaaaggcttggggTGGGAGTGGACACTATGGGAGAGAGGCTGAGAAGAGGGCAGGGGCCAGCTGTCGGCTGCCCCCTGAGCCCATGGGGCACAGTTGAGGTGGGGACTGTCTCCCCTCTGCCACCACAGCACAGGCAGGCTCTCTGGAGCTGGGCTCAGTTTGGTGCCCTGCAGGCCTCACCTGCACTGCCCCAGCTTCTCACTGTCCTGGTGGGGCCCTCCTCAGGGGCAAGAGATCAGGGTATAAATGAGCCCAGGAACCCCCAGCAGCAGGGTGGAGTCAGGTCACATGGCTCATTTGAACCTTATATCTGGTATTTACTAGCTGTATGGCTTTGGTTGAGGCCTCCCCTGGGCTGCAGTTTCTAAAACAGAAACCTGATGACAAACATAGTAACCATACAGAATTGTTGTGAGAATCCAGTGCCTGACATGGTAACCTGGCTCAAAAtgttagttttctttcttctcctgaCTCTGGGTCCTGCCTGAAGCCTCTcagcagagaagaaaaaaatggaatggaTCTCAAAAAATGCTTGAGACAACAGTCAAGGTCCTTTGGCACAACTCGGTGCCAGTGAGGACACAGGAGATCTCGTAGCCCCCTCCCCCTAATGCCGTGGTTCTTTTTTTCATCAGATTCACCCCCTCCTTCTTGCGTTTGGGATCCTGGAATGTGATGATGTTTGTAACCTATGAGCAGCTGAAACGGGCCTTGATGAAAGTCCAGATGTTGCGGGAATCTCCATTTTGAGCAAGACAAGAAGGCTACTTGGTACTTACCTTGCATGAGCCAGTTAAGGATGGAATAAAGCAGTGGACCCAGGCCCACAGGGATCCAGGCCCACACATGTTTACAGAACTGCGTACTCGTTGCTGATTCAAGAAACAGAACTGAAAGAAGAGGAAGGATTTTGGTCTTCAGTGCTTCGTCTAAAAACACCCTTGTTTTGCACTGACTTAatggaaaataaattatattaatttttgaAACCCATTAGGTTGGATGCCTAATATTTAGGCGAGAGTAAACAGATCTTCTGGATAAAAGGGAAGTTTGCACACTTGCATACCCAGATAAATTGGATTAGATGATGACTTATAACAGAAAGGCCACCAGAGTGGGAAGGAGTACACATGAAAGTCAGCTGAGGAGCCTCGAGGGACACCACCGACGCAACCCAAAGCTGAGACTGCAGCCTCCACAGTCACACAGGGGTCACCTGCCTACTGATCCTAATGAGTCCACCAAGGAGAATCCACTGGGATTCCAAGAAATGTGAGAAACAGAAGGGAAAACTCAAACCTGTGCCACAGGAGCCCCGCAGGGCCAACCTGAGGCTGAGGCCTGGAAATCTGTCCTCCCAGAGGTCACAGGAGAATCAAGAGGGTGCCTCAGTCCACTTCCTGTAAAATTGGTAATAATTTCTTCCCCGCCCACCTCACCGGGGTGTTAGGAAGAGCAGTGAGAATGAAGCTGGGCACAAATCCACTTtataaaagcaaaagctcctacaGGCCTAAGTATGAGGACAATGCCTTGAGAAAGATTTTTTTGGAAAAGAGAGGAACTGTCAAGAAGTTTTTGAAAAACACAGTTGTCTAGTGGTAAGACCAGAAGAACCTGGGCTGCAAGTGACAGTGGATGATGGGAGCCCCACTCCCCTGCACCCCTGCTCCCTGGCCCCGCTGTGAGGCACCTTGAAGGGAGTGGGGCTTGGGGAGAAGAGAGCCTGGCCTAGAGCCTGAAGCAGCTGGATTCAGAGTCTTTGGGAAATTAGTGTGATTCAGTGAAGGAATTCTGACCTTCAGTGTAGGAATAAGAACAGCCGCTTTTCTGCCTTCTCTTTCTCGGATAGAATTTTCTCCCTTCAGGGTTTTTATTTGTCAGGGTGGAGCCAGATCTAACTCTGTCACTGTCCCTTTGACTGCAGGCAAGTTGATCTACCTTCTAGGGGTTTGGCTCCTCCATCTGCAAAAGGCGAAGTCAAGCTGCCTGACCTATTTTCAAGCTTAAGACTGAACATCTTTCAATCTGATAATGGGGACCCACGGAGCCAGTGGCCATTCTTGTTTCTCAGGAGCATGATGTGGCTCTAGGACAGTCAGAAGAGGGTCTGGATCTTACCACACCCACCTTATTAACAATTACTCTCAGGGAATCCTTGCCCCTCAGAGTCCTCCTAGATAAGCTGATGACAGTCCCTAGCTCACTAGCATGTGGTGGGGGTTGATCTAGAACACCCTGCAATACAGGAGGTCTCCTGTGTCATTTCTTCCTCTCCTGACCTGACTCATCCACATCAGGAAAAAGTGAATCTCCATCCTGCCTCAGCACTTCCTGACATTAAATTGTAACTTGAGATCATCTACATATACAAACTGAATAGCTCaaacaaaagggaaagaaagaaattattttgatttAATGTCTGATTtaacctttaaataaaacttccacttacaagtttctttcttttgactTAAATGATGTGTGCAAATCATTCTTAAATTCCTAATCTCCATTTGTAACTTTCTAGGAACCAGGAACATGTCTTCCATGAATTTCTATAGGGCAATATTTGGTGGGgtaggtacctgggattgaattcaggggcactcgaccactgagccacatctccagccctattttgtattttatttagagacagggtctcactgagttgcttagcacctcacttttgctgaggctagttttgaactcggAATCTtcgtgcctcagcctctggaaccactgggattactggcgtgtgccactgtgcctggatctATATACCAATATTAATACATCATTTATTCAGGTGATATTATagtgagaggggagggaggaagataAATTCTaagagattgttttttttttttgggtactgggaattgagcccaggagagctttaccactaaactacatcccctgcccttttcattttgagagtctgtctcactaagttgcttagggctttgctaatttgttgaggttggcctggaacttgccatcttcctacctcagcctcctgaatcaccggGATTACAGTCATGAGATATGTGATTGGGATCAGGAATCTAGTGACCTCTAAGTCCTGTCTTTTGAAGAAAGGAAAACAAGATTGATAAGGTTTGAGGCTTCATGAACAAAGTATTAGATTTCTGTCCCTACCTCTTAAAGGTGGAAGTTGAACCAGATAACCCAAAGCTCTTTAATTCTGTGATTGTAAGAACTAAATTTCTTCCATGCTACAGCATATATGCCCATTCTAGTCCTGATCTCAGTTCCAGGAAACCACgaatgtgaactcatgagaagatCAGTTTACCAGCTGAGGCTTACCCCGGAAGGCTGACTCCTGGTCTCTGTGCACCTGTTCCCCCCACACTCCCCCAAATCATAGATGCCACTTCCAACCAAGTCGTTCAAAAAAAGTCTGCTTTTCCTGGAATTCTTCTAGTACATCATGCAAAAATTAGATAGTTTGAGCCCAGACTCAGTTACATCAGAAATCATGTAAGTAATGGTGATATTTTGATTTATCttcaatttaatttaattatttgtactaggaattgaacccagggcactctaccactgagttatatccccagacctttttattttgagacagggttttgctaattttgcttagggccttgataagttgctaagactggctttgaatttgccatcctcctgcctcagcctaccgagtcactgggattacaggcatgtgctaccacatgtggtattaaagaatattttattgaagccaggcacagtgacacacacctgtagaaCCAGCTACTtagaaggttgaggcagaaggatcaccacctcaaaaataattttacaaaGGCTAGGATGTAGTGATAgagcgtccctgggttcaatgcctattactgcaaaacaaacaaaacaaaatattttattaaagagaAATTAATATTAAGTAAGGAAATACAATTGTATTTCTGTAGACCACTTAATTTGTGTCAGGGCACTTTGAAAATGGCAGAGTGCTATACAAATGCAATGTGTATACATCCTAAGTGGCCCTTTACATTAGGTGcagaagtgaacaaggcctctcctGTCTTCCAGGAGCTCATCAGGGTGGAGGATGCTGAGCAGgaaagacaaaccacaaaccaccAATTACCACAGAATGGTAAAAGCTACAAATGAAGGTACATATTAAGCACCCAGGAGAGGGTGCTCAGATGAGGGACACTGAGCCTGATTTAAGAGGCCAGAAGCTTCTTGGGGGAAGACCTGAAGGACAAATAGAAGTTACCCAGGCAAAGGAAGGTGGATGAGAGTCACTCTAGGCAGAGAAGGGCTCATGCAGAAGCCCAGAAACAAGACAAGAACAGGGCAGCCTTGAGGTTGCCAGCTGTTGGTGTGGCTGGGTTGCAGACTTGCAGGGGTGTAGTGAGAAagatggaaatgaggaaagtagaGGACACATGTAATGGACTGAATttgtttccccaaattcatatatcaaatCCCTACCCACTCAGGTGATGGTGTTTGGAGGTAGGGCCTTTAGGAGGTAATTTGATTtcgatgaggtcatgagggtgggaTTCCCCAACACAGGGTTAGTGTCCttgtaagaagaggaagagagacccAGAGATCACTCTTTCTCCTCACCGTGTGAGGACACAGGAAGAAGGCAAGCTAAGAAgagacccacccacacacaccagAA
Encoded proteins:
- the Ucp3 gene encoding putative mitochondrial transporter UCP3 codes for the protein MVGLKPSEVPPTTAVKCLGAGTAACFADLLTFPLDTAKVRLQIQGENPAAQSVQYRGVLGTILTMVRTEGPRSPYNGLVAGLHRQMSFASIRIGLYDSVKQFYTPKGADSSNIAIRILAGCTTGAMAVTCAQPTDVVKVRFQASVRLGPGSHRKYSGTMDAYRTIAREEGFRGLWKGTWPNITRNAIVNCAEMVTYDIIKEKLVDSRLLTDNFPCHFVSAFGAGFCATVVASPVDVVKTRYMNSPPGQYRSPLDCMLKLVVHEGSTAFYKGFTPSFLRLGSWNVMMFVTYEQLKRALMKVQMLRESPF